The following coding sequences lie in one Lolium perenne isolate Kyuss_39 chromosome 2, Kyuss_2.0, whole genome shotgun sequence genomic window:
- the LOC127330052 gene encoding pathogenesis-related protein PRB1-2-like has translation MISCHLKLCKLKKFGLPTRKFLYKYPAKVGRKQKKIMEASNLALLVVLAMAAAMLEPSNAQNSPQDYVTAHNAARAAVGVGLRPVAWDAAVASYAESYARQRSGDCELAHSDSQYGENLFWGSGVDWTAAQAVEKWADERPDYSYASNSCVDSRMCGHYTQIVWRNSTGIGCARVVCDHDAGTFITCNYSPPGNYIGERPY, from the coding sequence ATGATATCCTGCCATTTAAAGTTATGTAAACTAAAGAAATTCGGGTTACCCACTAGGAAGTTCCTCTACAAGTACCCTGCAAAAGTTGGAAGAAAACAGAAGAAAATCATGGAGGCATCTAATCTTGCGCTTTTGGTCGTCCTTGCGATGGCAGCCGCCATGCTTGAACCCTCGAATGCCCAGAATTCGCCGCAAGACTACGTCACCGCGCACAAcgccgcgcgcgccgccgtgggCGTGGGACTGAGGCCCGTGGCCTGGGACGCGGCCGTCGCGTCCTACGCAGAGAGCTACGCCAGGCAGCGCTCCGGCGACTGCGAGCTGGCGCACTCAGACTCACAGTACGGGGAGAACCTCTTCTGGGGCTCCGGCGTGGACTGGACGGCGGCGCAGGCGGTGGAGAAATGGGCCGACGAGAGGCCCGACTACAGCTACGCTTCCAACAGCTGCGTCGACAGCAGGATGTGCGGGCACTACACGCAGATAGTGTGGCGCAACTCCACGGGCATCGGCTGCGCGCGCGTGGTCTGCGACCACGACGCCGGCACCTTCATCACCTGCAACTACAGCCCGCCCGGCAACTACATCGGGGAGAGGCCTTATTGA